In Aptenodytes patagonicus chromosome 6, bAptPat1.pri.cur, whole genome shotgun sequence, one genomic interval encodes:
- the GAD1 gene encoding glutamate decarboxylase 1 encodes MASSAPSSSNDAPDPTPTNLRPTTYDSWCGVAHGCTRKIGLKICGFLQRTNSLEDKGRIVSSLKERQSSKSLLACENSEKESRFRRTETDFSNLYARDLLPAKNGEEQTMQFLLEVVDILLNYVRKTFDRSTKVLDFHHPHQLLEGMEGFNLELSDNPESLEQILVDCRDTLKYGVRTGHPRFFNQLSTGLDIIGLAGEWLTSTANTNMFTYEIAPVFVLMEQITLQKMREIIGWSNKDGDGIFSPGGAISNMYSIMAARYKYFPEVKTKGMAAVPKLVLFTSEHSHYSIKKAGAALGFGTDNVILIKCNERGKIIPADLEAKILEAKQKGYIPLFVNATAGTTVYGAFDPIQEIADICEKYNLWLHVDAAWGGGLLMSRKHRHKLNGIERANSVTWNPHKMMGVLLQCSAILVREKGILQGCNQMCAGYLFQQDKQYDVSYDTGDKAIQCGRHVDIFKFWLMWKAKGTVGFENQINKCLELAEYLYTKIKNREEFEMVFEGEPEHTNVCFWYIPPSLRGMPDCDERREKLHRVAPKIKALMMESGTTMVGYQPQGDKVNFFRMVISNPAATKSDIDFLIEEIERLGQEL; translated from the exons ATGGCTTCCTCCGCTCCCTCGTCCTCCAACGACGCTCCGGACCCCACCCCAACTAATTTACGACCCACAA CTTACGACTCGTGGTGCGGCGTGGCTCACGGGTGCACCAGGAAGATCGGGCTGAAGATATGCG GGTTCCTGCAAAGGACCAACAGCCTGGAAGACAAGGGCCGGATCGTCAGCTCCCTGAAGGAGAGGCAGTCCTCCAAGAGCCTGCTGGCGTGCGAGAACAGCGAGAAGGAATCCAGGTTCCGACGCACCGAGACAGACTTCTCCAATTTGTATGCCAGAG ATTTGCTGCCCGCCAAGAACGGCGAGGAGCAGACCATGCAGTTCCTTCTGGAGGTGGTGGACATCCTCCTCAACTACGTGAGGAAGACGTTTGACAGATCAACCAAGGTGCTGGACTTCCACCACCCGCACCAGCTCCTGGAGGGCATGGAGGGCTTCAACCTGGAGCTCTCGGACAACCCCGAGTCCCTGGAGCAGATCCTGGTGGACTGCCGGGACACACTGAAATACGGAGTGAGGACAG GTCATCCTCGCTTTTTCAATCAGCTGTCCACAGGGCTGGACATCATTGGCTTGGCTGGGGAGTGGCTGACGTCAACTGCTAATACAAACAT GTTTACTTATGAAATTGCCCCTGTTTTTGTCCTCATGGAACAAATAACACTTCAAAAGATGAGAGAGATTATTGGATGGTCAAATAAAGATGGTGATGGAATATTCTCACCTG GAGGAGCTATCTCCAACATGTACAGCATAATGGCTGCACGCTACAAGTATTTCCCTGAAGTCAAAACCAAAGGCATGGCTGCAGTCCCTAAACTGGTTCTCTTTACCTCGGAACAT AGTCACTACTCAATAAAGAAAGCTGGAGCTGCACTTGGATTTGGAACAGACAATGTGATTTTGATAAAATGCAATGAAAG AGGCAAAATAATACCAGCTGATTTGGAGGCAAAAATTTTGGAAGCAAAACAGAag gGATACATTCCTCTTTTTGTAAATGCAACTGCAGGCACAACAGTATATGGAGCCTTTGATCCAATACAGGAGATTGCAGATATATGTGAAAAATATAACCTCTGGCTCCATGTAGAT gctgcctggggaggtgGACTCTTAATGTCCCGAAAGCATCGTCATAAACTGAATGGAATAGAAAG AGCCAACTCAGTCACTTGGAATCCACACAAGATGATGGGAGTGTTGTTACAGTGTTCTGCCATTCTTGTCCGGGAGAAG GGTATACTTCAAGGCTGCAATCAAATGTGTGCAGGCTATCTCTTCCAGCAAGACAAACAGTATGACGTATCCTATGACACTGGAGATAAGGCAATACAGTGTGGTCGACATGTGGACATTTTCAAATTCTGGTTGATGTGGAAGGCAAAG ggtACAGTAGGATTTGAAAATCAGATCAACAAATGCCTGGAGCTGGCAGAATATCTCTACACTAAAATCAAAAACAGAGAAGAATTTGAGATGGTTTTTGAAGGGGAG CCAGAGCATACAAATGTATGTTTTTGGTATATTCCGCCAAGTCTCAGGGGCATGCCAGACTGtgatgagagaagagaaaagttaCATAGG gtGGCACCGAAAATCAAAGCACTGATGATGGAGTCAGGTACTACCATGGTTGGATATCAGCCTCAGGGTGATAAAGTCAACTTCTTCCGAATGGTCATCTCAAACCCAGCAGCAACTAAGTCTGACATTGACTTCCTCATTGAGGAAATAGAGAGATTGGGGCAGGAGCTGTAG